TGTGGTCACCTGTTGATCCCATACAAAACGAATCATAAATGAAAAGACATCTGATTCTCCTCCCGGGTCATCAAGAATCTCCACTACAGGTAAACTCACAATAATTCCATCATTCTCCAACCCCTCCATAAATTTACCAATATCTTCTAGTGCCAATGATTGTCCCCGCAATTCCACCACCCGTGATTCAAGTTGTACTCGCTCCAACCAGATATCAAGCTTTTCAACATTTCGACTGACTCCATCGAGCA
The Nitrospiraceae bacterium DNA segment above includes these coding regions:
- a CDS encoding PilN domain-containing protein, translated to MGFGVASWWWTQSLQEQVDALVQEKIVKIQDLAHLKKSFEKLQGFHEQKVLFMTSIKQLNDQEREKAWPVKMLDGVSRNVEKLDIWLERVQLESRVVELRGQSLALEDIGKFMEGLENDGIIVSLPVVEILDDPGGESDVFSFMIRFVWDQQVTT